In a genomic window of Streptomyces koelreuteriae:
- a CDS encoding peptidoglycan-binding protein, with the protein MKSPVFEEFDPGGDCDCPGCVHWRRVLPRSPAGRTTTHPAAHRALALAAVAAATLGAGHAVPAAAAPQAPHRSGVFADDEPETPQGDTAPLHGSDGRQGKPSDAAPAAAISRTEIMERARTWVAAKVPYNMNAYWSDGYRQDCSGYVSMAWKLPGNEWTGSLAQFGERISKEELQPGDILLFHNPANPESGSHVVIFGGWTNTKHTSYTAYEQARPHTRRQTTPYAYTSDSDRYVPYRYKGVTAQEEPAPAEDRQEEPGPAKDRGLPGAPAATPYPGATYFGPGANNKYVTQLGRMLVARGAGASFPAEPGPRWTDDHRRATRVFQRAQGFKGADADGLPGPRTWELLVTGKGKDVTAAEAGPPPSSHGVPGYPGRAMFRPGASNPYVTQLGRQLVRKGFGRFYPERPGPRWGESDRRAVEAFQRTQGWRGGAADGFPGPETWRRLFS; encoded by the coding sequence ATGAAGTCGCCGGTATTCGAGGAATTCGACCCCGGGGGCGACTGCGACTGCCCCGGCTGCGTCCACTGGCGCCGTGTCCTGCCGCGTTCCCCGGCCGGCCGTACCACCACCCATCCGGCCGCGCACCGGGCTCTCGCCCTGGCCGCCGTGGCCGCCGCCACCCTCGGAGCGGGCCACGCCGTACCGGCCGCCGCCGCCCCGCAGGCACCCCACCGATCGGGTGTCTTCGCAGATGACGAGCCCGAGACCCCCCAGGGCGACACGGCACCGCTGCACGGCTCGGACGGCCGGCAGGGCAAGCCCTCCGACGCCGCCCCGGCCGCCGCCATCAGCCGTACGGAGATCATGGAGCGGGCCAGGACCTGGGTCGCCGCCAAAGTGCCGTACAACATGAACGCGTACTGGTCCGACGGTTACCGGCAGGACTGCTCGGGCTATGTCTCCATGGCCTGGAAGCTGCCCGGAAACGAATGGACGGGCAGCCTCGCCCAATTCGGTGAACGGATTTCCAAGGAGGAACTCCAGCCGGGCGACATTCTGCTGTTCCACAATCCGGCCAACCCGGAGAGCGGCTCGCACGTCGTCATTTTCGGCGGCTGGACGAACACCAAGCACACCTCCTACACGGCCTACGAGCAGGCCCGCCCGCACACCCGCCGGCAGACCACCCCGTACGCCTACACGAGCGACTCCGACCGGTACGTCCCCTACCGCTACAAGGGCGTCACCGCGCAGGAGGAGCCCGCCCCGGCCGAGGACCGGCAGGAGGAGCCGGGCCCGGCGAAGGACCGGGGGCTGCCGGGCGCACCGGCCGCCACGCCCTACCCGGGAGCGACGTATTTCGGCCCCGGCGCGAACAACAAGTACGTCACCCAGCTCGGCCGCATGCTCGTCGCGCGCGGGGCCGGAGCCTCGTTCCCCGCGGAGCCAGGACCGCGTTGGACGGACGACCACCGGCGGGCGACCCGGGTCTTCCAGCGGGCGCAGGGCTTCAAGGGCGCGGACGCCGACGGGCTGCCCGGCCCGCGCACCTGGGAGCTGCTGGTCACGGGCAAGGGCAAGGACGTCACTGCTGCGGAGGCCGGGCCGCCGCCCTCCTCCCACGGTGTCCCCGGCTACCCGGGGCGGGCGATGTTCCGGCCCGGGGCGAGCAACCCGTACGTCACCCAACTGGGCAGGCAGCTCGTGCGGAAGGGGTTCGGCAGGTTCTACCCGGAGCGGCCGGGGCCGCGCTGGGGTGAGTCGGACCGGCGCGCCGTCGAGGCCTTCCAGCGCACCCAGGGCTGGCGGGGCGGAGCGGCGGACGGCTTCCCGGGGCCGGAAACCTGGCGGCGGCTGTTCTCGTAG
- a CDS encoding glycosyltransferase family 2 protein, whose amino-acid sequence MTSRPTGARQDHDPSQTTQLRVPGHRMSTTGTFRRIKKNLPRYDYEHYSRLAGPLTQPDPNKPYKVQYRSLISQEPHRIRVALMLAAAPVLSLVLLFWLLQPEHWTERDYPAFDWLPALDMVMLVSIGLIEFFRCMNVLSNAHATLVARDPIPVVPESGTRVAFLTSFVPGKEPLDMVTKTLEAAVKIRHRGLMHVWLLDEGDDPDVKAVCQRLGVHHFSRKGVAKWNQPKGAHRAKTKHGNYNAWLEAHGDDYDFFASVDTDHVPLPNYLERMLGFFRDPDVGFVIGPQVYGNYDNPITKAAESQQFLFHALIQRAGNRYGSPMFVGTSNAVRIKALKQIGGLYDSITEDMATGFEMHRHKNPATGRKWRSVYTPDVLAVGEGPSAWTDFFTQQMRWSRGTYETIIGQYWKGWYSLPPSKLFNYTMMIIFYPMSAMNWILAALSCCLFLGLGASGVNIDPTIWLMLYGNASALQIGLYVWNRRHNVSPHEPEGSGGVAGMVMSALSAPLYAKALIDSMLRRKSKFVVTPKGDSASPDRWFGTFRYHWYFVAIFGGSIAAGFTFGHAHPAMIIWATFALLITASPVFAWRWQLKQDAKKPAPPAAEEPQDSAGPHRTQPLPIPQQPAAHAPHHKPSWAAGPGGHREVGGSDQTMQIALGGLGGRKE is encoded by the coding sequence ATGACGTCGAGGCCCACGGGTGCCCGGCAGGACCACGACCCGTCCCAGACCACTCAGCTCAGGGTGCCGGGGCACCGGATGAGCACGACGGGGACATTCCGGCGGATCAAGAAGAATCTGCCGAGATACGACTACGAGCACTACAGCCGGCTCGCGGGTCCCCTCACCCAGCCTGATCCGAACAAGCCGTACAAGGTGCAGTACCGCTCGCTCATCTCGCAGGAGCCGCACCGCATCAGGGTCGCCCTGATGCTGGCCGCCGCCCCGGTACTGTCCCTGGTCCTGCTGTTCTGGCTGCTGCAGCCCGAGCACTGGACCGAGCGCGACTACCCGGCCTTCGACTGGCTGCCCGCGCTCGACATGGTCATGCTCGTCTCGATCGGCCTGATCGAGTTCTTCCGCTGCATGAACGTGCTGTCGAACGCGCACGCCACGCTGGTCGCCCGCGACCCGATCCCCGTGGTGCCCGAGAGCGGCACCCGCGTGGCCTTCCTCACCTCCTTCGTGCCCGGCAAGGAACCGCTGGACATGGTGACGAAGACCCTCGAGGCCGCCGTGAAGATCCGCCACCGGGGCCTGATGCACGTCTGGCTGCTCGACGAGGGCGACGACCCCGATGTGAAGGCCGTCTGCCAGCGCCTGGGCGTACACCACTTCTCCCGCAAGGGCGTCGCGAAGTGGAACCAGCCCAAGGGCGCGCACCGCGCCAAGACCAAGCACGGCAACTACAACGCCTGGCTCGAGGCGCACGGCGACGACTACGACTTCTTCGCCTCGGTCGACACCGACCACGTGCCGCTGCCCAACTACCTGGAGCGGATGCTCGGCTTCTTCCGCGACCCGGACGTCGGCTTCGTCATCGGCCCGCAGGTCTACGGCAACTACGACAACCCCATCACCAAGGCCGCCGAGTCGCAGCAGTTCCTCTTCCACGCGCTGATCCAGCGCGCGGGCAACCGCTACGGCTCCCCCATGTTCGTCGGCACGTCCAACGCCGTGCGCATCAAGGCGCTCAAGCAGATCGGCGGTCTGTACGACTCGATCACCGAGGACATGGCGACCGGCTTCGAGATGCACCGCCACAAGAACCCGGCGACGGGCCGCAAGTGGCGCTCGGTGTACACGCCGGACGTGCTCGCCGTCGGTGAGGGCCCGAGCGCCTGGACGGACTTCTTCACCCAGCAGATGCGCTGGTCGCGAGGGACGTACGAGACGATCATCGGGCAGTACTGGAAGGGCTGGTACTCGCTGCCGCCGAGCAAGCTCTTCAACTACACGATGATGATCATCTTCTACCCGATGTCGGCCATGAACTGGATCCTGGCGGCGCTGAGCTGCTGCCTGTTCCTGGGCCTGGGCGCCTCGGGTGTGAACATCGACCCCACGATCTGGCTGATGCTCTACGGCAACGCCTCCGCCCTGCAGATCGGCCTGTACGTCTGGAACCGCCGGCACAACGTCTCGCCGCACGAGCCGGAGGGCTCCGGCGGTGTGGCCGGCATGGTGATGTCCGCGCTGTCGGCGCCGCTGTACGCGAAGGCGCTCATCGACTCCATGCTGCGGCGCAAGAGCAAGTTCGTGGTCACGCCCAAGGGCGACTCCGCGAGCCCCGACCGCTGGTTCGGGACGTTCCGCTACCACTGGTACTTCGTCGCGATCTTCGGTGGGTCGATCGCCGCCGGCTTCACCTTCGGCCACGCCCACCCCGCGATGATCATCTGGGCGACGTTCGCGCTGCTGATCACCGCCTCGCCGGTCTTCGCCTGGCGCTGGCAGCTGAAGCAGGACGCCAAGAAGCCCGCCCCACCCGCCGCGGAAGAGCCGCAGGACTCCGCGGGGCCGCACCGGACGCAGCCGCTGCCGATTCCGCAGCAGCCCGCCGCCCACGCCCCGCACCACAAGCCCAGTTGGGCCGCCGGTCCCGGCGGCCACAGGGAGGTCGGGGGATCCGACCAGACCATGCAGATCGCCCTTGGTGGACTTGGGGGACGTAAGGAATGA
- a CDS encoding FadR/GntR family transcriptional regulator: protein MAARDLQERIKKLILDRRLASGAPLPTEPELMEHLGASRNSVREALKALQAMGIVEIRHGFGTYVGPMSLAPMIEGLAFRTVAGHYRGEDSLLQLLELREAVETGLASRLSGRIPDADLIELDALVDRMEEEAARGAGLAETDRAFHATLYRGLDNALLCEVLEAFWDAFHRVRTDLGGEPQDPKVTCRQHREILDAVRSGDSMRAEEAIREHFGNIRARLSTTAPQSPHTRHNERV, encoded by the coding sequence ATGGCAGCGCGTGACCTACAAGAGCGGATCAAAAAGCTCATCCTCGACCGCCGGCTGGCCTCCGGGGCCCCGCTGCCGACCGAGCCGGAGCTGATGGAGCACCTCGGCGCGAGCCGGAACTCGGTGCGTGAGGCGCTGAAGGCGCTCCAGGCGATGGGGATCGTCGAGATCCGGCACGGGTTCGGGACGTACGTCGGCCCGATGTCGCTCGCGCCGATGATCGAGGGCCTCGCCTTCCGCACGGTCGCCGGGCACTACCGGGGCGAGGACTCCCTGCTCCAGCTGCTCGAACTGCGCGAGGCGGTGGAGACGGGGCTCGCCTCCCGGCTCTCGGGGCGGATACCGGATGCGGACCTCATTGAACTGGACGCGCTCGTCGACCGTATGGAAGAGGAGGCCGCGCGCGGAGCCGGCCTCGCCGAGACCGACCGGGCCTTCCACGCCACCCTCTACCGAGGGCTGGACAACGCGCTGCTGTGCGAGGTCCTGGAGGCGTTCTGGGACGCCTTCCACCGTGTCCGTACGGACCTCGGGGGCGAGCCGCAGGATCCGAAGGTCACCTGCCGGCAGCACCGGGAGATCCTCGACGCGGTCCGGTCCGGTGACTCGATGAGGGCGGAGGAGGCCATAAGAGAGCACTTCGGCAATATCCGCGCCCGTCTGTCCACAACGGCTCCACAGAGTCCCCACACGCGTCACAATGAACGCGTATGA
- a CDS encoding SPFH domain-containing protein, whose product MTTTTSHTSEPDGPAEGPARTARLIQNESTTEIPVHLLFRDEPGPAPMPLRSAVVGRRQGTGEQPRLGRPAALAPRPVPEADPDLVERTARVLPGAAGVLAGACGAAGCVATSWWAGVLPPLAVEALRLPAHAGAGLGPAQWAAYAGAGALALFGFGGLARGRTGRAWVLDLFGRYRGTVRRSGLLWVNPLLLRRRVDVRLRHWRSEPVPATDAHGVALRVVVLVVWRVRDTARATLGVEDHEAYLRACVEAALARVPVAMPGGSKGAGEAAAEVLTRLVTAEAAPVGLEVFSVQPLRAEYDPEVAAALHRRRIAALDAQHRASVLTSVVDSVEDTVTRLTMRGLVELDDRERKVLVKDLTVAFCAGRGETAP is encoded by the coding sequence ATGACCACGACCACGTCCCACACGTCCGAGCCCGACGGACCGGCCGAGGGGCCGGCCAGGACCGCCCGGCTCATCCAGAACGAGTCGACCACCGAGATCCCCGTCCATCTGCTGTTCCGTGACGAACCCGGCCCGGCGCCGATGCCGCTGAGGTCGGCGGTCGTCGGCCGTCGCCAGGGCACGGGGGAGCAGCCGCGTCTCGGGCGCCCGGCCGCCCTGGCCCCGCGTCCGGTGCCGGAGGCCGATCCCGACCTGGTGGAGCGGACCGCGCGGGTGCTGCCCGGTGCGGCGGGCGTCCTGGCCGGGGCGTGCGGGGCGGCCGGATGCGTGGCCACCTCCTGGTGGGCCGGGGTGCTGCCGCCGCTCGCGGTGGAGGCGCTGCGGCTGCCCGCCCACGCCGGGGCCGGGCTCGGTCCCGCGCAGTGGGCGGCGTACGCGGGAGCCGGGGCGCTCGCGCTGTTCGGGTTCGGCGGGCTGGCCCGGGGGAGGACCGGGCGGGCCTGGGTGCTGGATCTGTTCGGCCGCTACCGGGGGACCGTCCGGCGCTCCGGCCTGCTGTGGGTCAACCCGCTGCTGCTGCGCCGCCGGGTGGACGTACGGCTGCGGCACTGGCGCAGCGAGCCGGTGCCCGCGACCGACGCGCACGGGGTCGCGCTGCGGGTGGTGGTCCTGGTGGTGTGGCGGGTGCGGGACACCGCGCGGGCCACGCTGGGCGTCGAGGACCACGAGGCGTACTTGCGCGCGTGTGTCGAGGCGGCGCTGGCCCGGGTGCCGGTGGCGATGCCGGGCGGCTCGAAGGGAGCCGGGGAGGCGGCGGCCGAGGTGCTGACCCGGCTGGTGACGGCGGAGGCGGCCCCGGTCGGTCTTGAGGTGTTCTCGGTGCAGCCGCTCAGGGCGGAGTACGACCCCGAGGTCGCCGCCGCGCTGCACCGCCGCCGGATCGCGGCGCTGGACGCCCAGCACCGGGCGAGTGTGCTCACCTCGGTCGTGGACTCGGTGGAGGACACGGTGACCCGGCTGACCATGCGGGGGCTGGTCGAACTCGACGACCGCGAGCGGAAGGTGCTGGTGAAGGACCTGACGGTGGCCTTCTGCGCGGGGCGCGGGGAAACGGCCCCGTGA
- a CDS encoding DUF3592 domain-containing protein, translating into MEVLFYAVPTLMIAVASCAVAVVIRRSVRVSRAWNSGLTAEARCLRTYTTTSGGGDSSVRTTLHHVYEFTARDGRGVRFEERGGPGTTLEGDIVTVHYPADRPEHATARPPAPGKLMAGTGCLLAFLGTFILFALGFMAVTYAMFSAVGDFPQP; encoded by the coding sequence ATGGAAGTCCTGTTCTACGCCGTGCCCACGCTCATGATCGCGGTCGCTTCCTGCGCCGTGGCCGTGGTGATCCGCCGCTCCGTCCGGGTCAGCCGCGCCTGGAACAGCGGCCTGACCGCCGAGGCGCGCTGTCTGCGGACGTACACCACGACGAGCGGTGGCGGCGACAGCTCGGTACGTACGACTCTGCACCACGTCTACGAGTTCACCGCGCGCGACGGCCGCGGCGTCCGGTTCGAGGAACGGGGCGGGCCGGGGACGACCCTCGAGGGCGACATCGTCACCGTGCACTACCCGGCAGACCGCCCGGAGCACGCCACGGCCAGGCCTCCGGCGCCTGGGAAGCTCATGGCGGGCACGGGATGCCTGCTCGCCTTCCTCGGCACGTTCATCCTCTTCGCCCTCGGCTTCATGGCGGTGACGTACGCGATGTTCTCCGCCGTGGGCGACTTCCCGCAGCCGTAG
- a CDS encoding lytic polysaccharide monooxygenase auxiliary activity family 9 protein, whose product MRTRTKLSAAAVGLATTGALVLSSGGASGHGYTDLPISRQKLCQNGTVTNCGSIQWEPQSVEGPKGFPASGPADGQICNAGLGHFGQLSAPRTPSGGAWPATRVTGGQSYTFRWQFTAMHATTDFRYYVTKPGWNQNHNLARSDLNLTPFFTVPYNGQRPPQTLSHSGRLPSGLSGRHVIVAVWTIADTANAFYACSDVTF is encoded by the coding sequence ATGCGCACAAGGACCAAGTTGTCCGCAGCCGCGGTGGGACTGGCCACGACCGGAGCCCTCGTACTCTCCTCCGGCGGCGCCAGCGGCCACGGCTACACCGACCTCCCCATCAGCAGGCAGAAGCTCTGCCAGAACGGCACCGTGACCAACTGCGGATCCATCCAGTGGGAGCCGCAGAGCGTCGAGGGCCCGAAGGGCTTCCCGGCGTCCGGCCCGGCCGACGGGCAGATCTGCAACGCCGGGCTCGGCCACTTCGGCCAGCTCAGCGCACCGCGCACCCCGTCCGGCGGCGCCTGGCCCGCCACGAGGGTGACGGGCGGCCAGAGCTACACGTTCCGCTGGCAGTTCACGGCCATGCACGCCACGACCGACTTCCGGTACTACGTCACCAAGCCGGGCTGGAACCAGAACCACAACCTGGCCCGGTCCGACCTCAACCTCACGCCGTTCTTCACGGTCCCGTACAACGGCCAGCGGCCACCGCAGACGCTCTCCCACAGCGGCAGGCTGCCGTCCGGGCTGAGCGGCCGTCATGTCATCGTCGCCGTATGGACGATCGCCGACACGGCCAACGCGTTCTACGCCTGCTCGGACGTCACGTTCTGA
- a CDS encoding IclR family transcriptional regulator codes for MALRNEPTTPYHSAQEALRVLETVARNSSGVTDTELARRTGIGPERLTALLRMLRREGYVEQIADGAYVTGETLARLGSARHREQTLRDKLQHTLDRLRDSVGAAVYMSRYVDGEISVTQYADSPATPKVNEWVDFRSSAHATAIGKSLLTQLDHAGRRDHLSRHKMARLTSRTITSDRLLLSRLEAQPATVPVLDLQEYAVGTVCAAVPITAGSSVGCLALSLPVEHAHRLRQAADALNRNAAPVLLSMAI; via the coding sequence GTGGCGCTGAGGAACGAGCCGACCACCCCGTACCACTCGGCCCAGGAAGCCCTGCGCGTCCTGGAGACGGTGGCGCGAAACAGCTCCGGCGTCACCGACACCGAACTCGCCCGGCGCACCGGCATCGGACCGGAGCGGCTCACCGCCCTGCTGCGCATGCTGCGCCGCGAGGGCTACGTCGAGCAGATCGCGGACGGCGCGTACGTCACCGGCGAGACACTGGCCCGCCTCGGCTCCGCCCGCCATCGCGAGCAGACCCTGCGCGACAAGCTCCAGCACACCCTCGACCGGCTGCGCGACTCGGTCGGCGCCGCCGTCTACATGAGCCGCTACGTCGACGGCGAGATCAGCGTCACCCAGTACGCCGACAGCCCGGCCACGCCCAAGGTCAACGAGTGGGTCGACTTCCGCTCCTCGGCCCACGCCACCGCGATAGGCAAGAGCCTGCTGACCCAGCTCGACCACGCCGGCCGCCGCGACCACCTCTCCCGGCACAAGATGGCCCGCCTCACCTCGCGCACCATCACCAGCGACCGCCTGCTGCTCTCCCGGCTGGAGGCCCAGCCCGCCACCGTGCCCGTCCTGGACCTCCAGGAGTACGCGGTCGGCACGGTCTGCGCGGCCGTCCCCATCACAGCCGGCTCCTCCGTCGGCTGCCTGGCCCTGTCCCTCCCGGTCGAGCACGCCCACCGCCTCCGCCAGGCCGCCGACGCCCTCAACCGCAACGCGGCCCCGGTCCTGCTCTCCATGGCGATCTAG
- the glxA gene encoding radical copper oxidase GlxA, translated as MNDRAGRRRARRLAIGTAVVLALAGMNGPWLYRFGSEKYHQYTINKPEYKAANGKWEIIDFPEKYRQNTIHAALLRTGKVLLVAGSGNNQDNFDAKRFDTRIWDPVKGTIKKVPTPADLFCTGHTQLANGNLLIAGGTKRYEKLKGDVTKAGGLMIVHNENPDEPITLPAGTKFTGKANGKTFVSKDPVLVPRAKKVFDKATGKFLRNDPGLGRIYVEAQKRGQKYETGTQDNYKVHGLSGADAKNTYGIAQKLALDKKDFQGIRDAFEFDPVAEKYIKVDPMKEARWYPTLTTLSDGKILSVSGLDDIGQLVPGKNEVFDPKTKKWTYTDTVRQFPTYPALFLMQNGKVFYSGSNAGYGPDNVGRKPGVWDVETNKFAKIPGLSDPKLMETSGTVLLPPAQDERYMVVGGGGVGESEESSEKTRIVDLKKADPRFEDGPSLEKGTRYPNASILPDDNVLISGGSEDYRGRGDSNIFQAHLYDTEKNDLKRVADPLVGRNYHSGSILLPDGRLMFFGSDSLYGDKANTKPGKFEQRIEIYTPPYLYGDGERPSLSGGPQTIERGGTGTFTSSSASSVKKVRLIRPSAATHVTDVDQRSIALDYKASGDKLTVTVPKNRNLVQSGWYMLFVTDAKGTPSKAQWVKVP; from the coding sequence ATGAACGACCGTGCAGGCCGCCGCCGGGCCCGTCGACTCGCGATCGGCACGGCGGTGGTACTCGCGCTGGCCGGGATGAACGGGCCGTGGCTCTACCGCTTCGGCAGCGAGAAATACCACCAGTACACAATCAACAAGCCGGAGTACAAGGCCGCCAACGGCAAGTGGGAGATCATCGATTTCCCCGAGAAATACCGGCAGAACACCATCCACGCGGCGCTGCTGCGCACCGGCAAGGTGCTGCTCGTCGCGGGGTCGGGCAACAACCAGGACAACTTCGACGCGAAGAGGTTCGACACCCGGATCTGGGACCCGGTCAAGGGCACCATCAAGAAGGTCCCCACGCCCGCGGACCTGTTCTGCACCGGCCACACCCAGCTCGCCAACGGCAATCTCCTGATCGCCGGCGGCACCAAGCGGTACGAGAAGCTCAAGGGTGACGTCACCAAGGCCGGCGGCCTGATGATCGTCCACAACGAGAACCCGGACGAGCCGATCACCCTGCCCGCGGGCACCAAGTTCACGGGCAAGGCGAACGGCAAGACCTTCGTCTCGAAGGACCCGGTGCTGGTGCCGCGCGCGAAGAAGGTGTTCGACAAGGCGACCGGCAAGTTCCTGCGCAACGACCCGGGGCTCGGCCGTATCTACGTCGAGGCGCAAAAGCGCGGGCAGAAGTACGAGACGGGCACGCAGGACAACTACAAGGTCCACGGCCTGAGCGGCGCCGACGCCAAGAACACCTACGGCATCGCGCAGAAGCTCGCCCTCGACAAGAAGGACTTCCAGGGCATCCGGGACGCCTTCGAGTTCGATCCCGTCGCCGAGAAGTACATCAAGGTCGACCCGATGAAGGAGGCCCGCTGGTACCCGACGCTCACCACCCTGAGCGACGGGAAGATCCTCAGCGTCTCCGGCCTCGACGACATCGGGCAGCTCGTCCCGGGCAAGAACGAGGTCTTCGACCCGAAGACCAAGAAGTGGACCTACACGGACACGGTCCGGCAGTTCCCGACCTACCCGGCGCTGTTCCTCATGCAGAACGGCAAGGTCTTCTACTCGGGTTCCAACGCGGGCTACGGACCGGACAACGTGGGCCGTAAGCCGGGCGTCTGGGACGTGGAGACCAACAAGTTCGCGAAGATCCCCGGGCTCAGCGACCCCAAGCTCATGGAGACGTCCGGCACGGTGCTGCTGCCGCCCGCGCAGGACGAGCGGTACATGGTGGTCGGCGGCGGCGGCGTCGGCGAGTCCGAGGAGTCCAGCGAGAAGACCCGGATCGTCGACCTCAAGAAGGCGGACCCGCGCTTCGAGGACGGCCCGTCCCTGGAGAAGGGCACCCGCTACCCGAACGCCTCGATCCTGCCCGACGACAATGTGCTGATCTCCGGCGGCTCGGAGGACTACCGGGGGCGCGGCGACTCCAACATCTTCCAGGCGCACCTCTACGACACGGAGAAGAACGACCTCAAGCGGGTCGCCGACCCGCTGGTGGGCCGCAACTACCACTCCGGGTCGATCCTGCTGCCCGACGGCCGCCTGATGTTCTTCGGCTCGGACTCGCTGTACGGCGACAAGGCCAACACCAAGCCGGGCAAGTTCGAGCAGCGCATCGAGATCTACACGCCGCCGTACCTCTACGGCGACGGGGAGCGGCCCTCGCTGTCCGGCGGGCCGCAGACCATCGAGCGCGGCGGGACGGGGACGTTCACCTCGTCGAGCGCGTCCTCGGTCAAGAAGGTCCGGCTGATCCGGCCGAGCGCCGCCACGCACGTCACGGACGTCGACCAGCGGTCGATCGCCCTGGACTACAAGGCGTCCGGCGACAAGCTGACGGTGACCGTCCCGAAGAACCGGAACCTGGTCCAGTCGGGCTGGTACATGCTGTTCGTGACGGACGCCAAGGGGACGCCGAGCAAGGCTCAGTGGGTCAAGGTGCCGTAG
- a CDS encoding long-chain-fatty-acid--CoA ligase: MDSRASTVAELVADRWGDHRPGLRYEDGVLTHHEVAAGAAARAALLSDLLPTGAEPHLGVLLDNTPEFPLWLCAAALAGAAVAGVNPTRRGAELARDILHTECRVLVTERARLPLLRGLDLPGVRLLVTDTADYAGLLARYADARPDPSRAAPSDRFLLYFTSGSTGAPKAALCSQGRLAAAGRSLAGQFSLGPDDVHYVCMPLFHGNAVIADWAPALVTGAAVALRHRFSASRFLPDVRRYGATYFTYVGRAIQYVLATEPHPGDRDNPLRLGFGTEAGAVDAAAFERRFGVRLVEGYGSSEGGAAVQWSPGTPVGAVGRATPGLVVLHPETGRECPPARFDTAGRLLNGDEAIGELVNQGPSPFEGYWRNPAAEAERRRDGWYWTGDLFCRDTDGYLHFAGRTDDRLRVDGENLAAAMIENILARYEGAAAVCVYAVPDPVTGDQVMATIAGAFDPLSFAEFLLAQPDLGTKMAPRFVRVTDRMPVTATNKIHRAALRGEGFRCADPVWWRPPGKATYRRLTGADLEHAEGPLAPTRGPSPVRRQGLEPRTR, translated from the coding sequence ATGGACTCCAGGGCGAGCACGGTGGCGGAACTCGTGGCCGACCGGTGGGGCGACCACCGGCCCGGGCTGCGCTACGAGGACGGGGTGCTGACCCACCACGAGGTGGCGGCGGGCGCCGCCGCCCGGGCCGCGCTGCTGTCCGACCTTCTGCCCACCGGCGCCGAACCCCACCTCGGGGTGCTGCTCGACAACACCCCCGAGTTCCCGCTCTGGCTGTGCGCAGCGGCCCTGGCCGGGGCGGCCGTCGCCGGGGTCAATCCCACCCGGCGCGGCGCCGAACTGGCCCGCGACATCCTGCACACCGAGTGCCGCGTCCTGGTCACCGAGCGGGCCCGTCTGCCGTTGCTCCGGGGCCTGGACCTGCCCGGGGTGCGCCTGCTGGTGACGGACACCGCCGACTACGCCGGTCTCCTGGCCCGCTACGCCGACGCCCGGCCGGACCCGTCCCGCGCGGCCCCGTCCGACCGCTTCCTGCTCTACTTCACCTCCGGCTCGACCGGCGCGCCCAAGGCGGCCCTCTGCTCCCAGGGCCGCCTGGCCGCCGCCGGACGCTCCCTGGCCGGCCAGTTCTCCCTGGGCCCGGACGACGTCCACTACGTCTGCATGCCGCTGTTCCACGGCAACGCGGTGATCGCCGACTGGGCACCGGCGCTGGTCACCGGGGCGGCCGTGGCACTGCGCCACCGCTTCTCGGCGTCCCGCTTCCTGCCGGACGTGCGCCGCTACGGGGCGACGTACTTCACCTATGTCGGCCGGGCGATCCAGTACGTTCTGGCCACCGAGCCGCACCCCGGGGACCGCGACAACCCCCTGCGTCTGGGCTTCGGCACGGAGGCGGGCGCGGTGGACGCGGCGGCGTTCGAGCGGCGGTTCGGGGTGCGGCTGGTCGAGGGGTACGGCTCGTCGGAGGGCGGGGCGGCCGTGCAGTGGTCGCCGGGCACACCGGTCGGAGCGGTCGGTCGGGCGACGCCCGGGCTGGTGGTCCTGCACCCGGAGACCGGCCGGGAGTGCCCGCCGGCCCGCTTCGACACGGCGGGCCGGCTGCTCAACGGGGACGAGGCGATCGGCGAACTGGTCAACCAGGGCCCCAGCCCCTTCGAGGGCTACTGGCGCAACCCGGCGGCCGAGGCGGAGCGCCGCAGGGACGGCTGGTACTGGACGGGCGACCTCTTCTGCCGCGACACCGACGGCTACCTCCACTTCGCCGGCCGCACCGACGACCGCCTCCGTGTCGACGGCGAGAACCTGGCCGCCGCGATGATCGAGAACATCCTCGCCCGCTACGAGGGGGCGGCGGCGGTCTGTGTCTACGCGGTGCCGGACCCGGTGACCGGCGACCAGGTGATGGCGACGATCGCGGGCGCCTTCGACCCGCTGTCCTTCGCGGAGTTCCTGCTCGCCCAGCCGGACCTGGGGACGAAGATGGCCCCCCGGTTCGTCCGGGTGACCGACCGCATGCCGGTCACGGCCACGAACAAGATCCACCGGGCTGCGTTGCGCGGGGAGGGCTTCCGGTGCGCCGACCCGGTGTGGTGGCGACCGCCGGGGAAGGCCACGTACCGCAGGCTGACCGGGGCGGACCTCGAACACGCCGAAGGGCCTCTCGCTCCCACGAGAGGCCCTTCACCGGTGCGCCGCCAGGGACTCGAACCCCGGACCCGCTGA